CCTTCCAGCGATCCAATCATTTTTCTAGGAGGACACTATGAACCAGACCAAGAATGCCAAGAAGCCTTTCTTCGCTCGTCTGCTGGAGATTCAGCAGCAGGAAGAGCCGGGCCACAACCCGGCCCCGGGACGTCCGCCGCACACGCTCAAATACCCCACTGACGACGAGGAGTGGTAGGAGCTGACGCTTCTGCGCCTCGAAGGTTCATCTCAACCCTCAAACCAAGGAGGATTCATGCAACCGAACGAGAACACCAAGAAGCCCTTCTTCGCCCGCCTGCTGGAAGCTCAGGACGCG
This genomic window from Acidobacteriota bacterium contains:
- a CDS encoding microviridin/marinostatin family tricyclic proteinase inhibitor, encoding MNQTKNAKKPFFARLLEIQQQEEPGHNPAPGRPPHTLKYPTDDEEW